A portion of the Pseudomonas sp. PSE14 genome contains these proteins:
- the dmeF gene encoding CDF family Co(II)/Ni(II) efflux transporter DmeF: protein MQHMAQPQDGRHDHQFHEGNPLAERNTLRAALLTVVMMVVEIAGGWIFNSMALLADGWHMSSHALALGLAFFAYVAARRFKGDARFAFGTFKIEVLASYTSAILLLGVAGLMLFESVARLLAPTPIHYEQAIAIAALGLLVNLVCAWLLRGEHHHHHHGHDHHHHDHDHHHDHDHDLNLRAAYLHVIADAATSVAAIVALIGGMFWGAAWLDPLMGIVGAALVAIWSVGLLKQSSRVLLDAEMNDPVVEEIREVVAELPQPARITDLHLWRVGKSRYACILSLATAGDLTPELVRRRLQVHEELVHVTVEINPVAA from the coding sequence ATGCAGCACATGGCGCAGCCGCAAGACGGCCGGCACGATCACCAGTTCCACGAAGGCAATCCCCTGGCCGAACGCAACACCCTGCGGGCCGCGCTGCTGACCGTCGTGATGATGGTAGTGGAGATCGCCGGCGGCTGGATCTTCAACTCCATGGCGCTGCTCGCCGACGGCTGGCACATGAGCTCCCACGCCCTGGCGCTGGGCCTGGCCTTCTTCGCCTATGTGGCGGCGCGGCGTTTCAAGGGCGATGCGCGCTTCGCCTTCGGCACCTTCAAGATCGAGGTGCTGGCCAGCTACACCAGCGCCATCCTGCTGCTGGGCGTGGCCGGGCTGATGCTGTTCGAATCGGTGGCGCGCCTGCTCGCCCCCACGCCGATCCACTACGAACAGGCCATCGCAATCGCCGCGCTCGGCCTGCTGGTGAACCTGGTCTGCGCCTGGCTGCTGCGCGGTGAGCACCACCATCATCACCATGGTCACGACCACCATCACCACGATCATGACCATCATCACGATCATGACCATGACCTCAACCTGCGTGCTGCCTACCTGCACGTGATCGCCGACGCCGCCACCTCGGTAGCCGCCATCGTCGCGCTGATCGGCGGCATGTTCTGGGGCGCGGCCTGGCTCGACCCGCTGATGGGTATCGTCGGCGCCGCGCTGGTAGCGATCTGGTCGGTCGGCCTGCTCAAGCAGAGCAGCCGCGTGCTGCTGGATGCGGAAATGAACGATCCGGTGGTGGAGGAAATCCGCGAGGTGGTCGCCGAACTGCCGCAGCCGGCGCGCATCACCGACCTGCACCTGTGGCGCGTGGGCAAGTCGCGCTACGCCTGCATCCTCAGCCTGGCCACCGCCGGCGACCTGACTCCCGAACTGGTGCGCCGGCGCCTGCAGGTGCACGAGGAGCTGGTGCATGTCACGGTGGAGATCAACCCCGTCGCGGCCTGA
- a CDS encoding metal/formaldehyde-sensitive transcriptional repressor, whose protein sequence is MGHTIKDQKKLLTRVRRIKGQSEALERALEAGSECAAILQQIAAIRGAVNGLMAEVLEGHLREHLGAEERTAAERQEDLEQVMGVLRSYLK, encoded by the coding sequence GTGGGACATACCATCAAGGACCAGAAGAAGCTGCTGACCCGGGTGCGCCGCATCAAGGGGCAGAGCGAGGCGCTGGAGCGGGCGCTGGAAGCGGGTAGCGAATGTGCGGCGATCCTGCAGCAGATCGCCGCCATCCGCGGTGCGGTGAACGGCCTGATGGCCGAGGTGCTGGAAGGTCACCTGCGCGAGCACCTGGGCGCCGAGGAGCGCACCGCAGCCGAGCGCCAGGAAGACCTGGAGCAGGTGATGGGCGTGCTGCGCTCCTATCTGAAGTGA